The Gordonia mangrovi genome includes the window CGCAGTGGCACATCGGCAAGAACATCGATGCGTCCACCCCGGTGGGCCCGTGGGTGGTGACGGCCGACGAGATCGCCTATCCGCCGGCCGTCGAGGTGTCGCTGCGCGTCGACGGCACCGAGAAGCAGCGGGCGAGCACCACCGACATGATCTTCTCGATCTCTCAGCAGATCTGCACGCTGAGCCGATACCTGGAACTGCAGCCCGGCGACATCATTGCCACCGGCACCCCGTCCGGAGTCGGATTCACCCGCACCCCACCGGAATTCCTGGTACCGGGAGTGGTGGTGGAGGCCGAGGTCTCGGGAATCGGCCGACTGTCCAATGCGATCCGCCGCGCACCCGATGCACCCATGCATCCACCCGCGGAGCTCGTCTTCGACGAACTCTCCCCCACCGCCACCCAGCCCACCGCCCAGCAAGGAGCACGATGAACACCGCAGTATTCACCGACGCGGAGACCGTGGGCTTCTACAGTCCCGCCGTCATCACCCCGCCCGGCGCCCAATTGGTCTCGGTGGCCGGTCAACTCAGCACCGACGTCGACGGCAACAGTGTGGGCGTCGGGGACTTCGAAACCCAACTGCGCACCGTCTTCGGCCATCTGGACAGTGTGCTGACGGCATCCGGCTCGTCGCTGGCCGAGGTCGTCAAGTTCACCACCTATCTCGTCGACCCCGACCACATCGCCGAGTTCTACCGGGTACGTGAACTGATCTTCGCCGACCTCTACCCGAACCGGCGTCCGCCGGGCAACACCCTGCTGGTGATCCAACGTCTCGTCCGTCCCGAGTTCCTGGTCGAGATCGAGGCCCTGGCCACCACCCACACCCCGATCCCGGAAGGCGCACTCCATGTCGGCTGACATCACCCCCACCCAGGATGGCGACACCAGCACCTACCCCAGCGGAAGCCAGCTCGTCGACTCGGGCATGATCGCCGACAACTCGGCCGCCGCCGGCGGTGGTTCCGGCTCGCTCTCCCGTGGTTCGGCGGCCTCGGCCGGCGGTATGTGGATGGGCGTCAGCAAGCTGCCGCCCGGCCACTCGTCGGTCCCCCACCACCACACCGATCAGACCTCCATCGTCTGCATCGTCGGCGGCGCCATGCGTTTCCGCGTCCACGGCCCGAACGGACCGGAGGAGTTCACCGCCTCGGCCGGCCAGATC containing:
- a CDS encoding RidA family protein — translated: MNTAVFTDAETVGFYSPAVITPPGAQLVSVAGQLSTDVDGNSVGVGDFETQLRTVFGHLDSVLTASGSSLAEVVKFTTYLVDPDHIAEFYRVRELIFADLYPNRRPPGNTLLVIQRLVRPEFLVEIEALATTHTPIPEGALHVG
- a CDS encoding cupin domain-containing protein, producing the protein MSADITPTQDGDTSTYPSGSQLVDSGMIADNSAAAGGGSGSLSRGSAASAGGMWMGVSKLPPGHSSVPHHHTDQTSIVCIVGGAMRFRVHGPNGPEEFTASAGQIAVIPGGLVHEEFNDLDVECVCVVTRNSEQPVVRNV